Proteins found in one Solea senegalensis isolate Sse05_10M unplaced genomic scaffold, IFAPA_SoseM_1 scf7180000017409, whole genome shotgun sequence genomic segment:
- the LOC122764439 gene encoding uncharacterized protein LOC122764439 isoform X1: protein MMAARSGAATLCSPTWCTLLLLFLCLFFELCWAKVTFSRQKLIDLGLRYNLAVTDEYRQTHNIPEDIVRSPGSPWMVSPPSKRRRRRRERKQKRGCRSGSDAKLRKQPHRPAIPSLFLSNARSITHKMDELELQTATMSFVRNCSVIFITETWLHPLIPDAAVQLADRTLHRQDRNEDSGKSRGGGLCVYVHNEWCGSSRIIDTHCSPDIEVLAVSCRPFYLPREFTVVIVVAVYIPPDANVSTALSLLLAIINKQQLAHPDGVFVVAGDFNKASLKTVLPKFVQFVKFATRGDNTLDNVYSNIKHAYKATPLPHLAGSDHLCMSLTPTYTPLLRNTKPQTKTIKTWPEGALSQLQDCFSTTLWDLFSSHNLQEYTDTVLCYIKNCIDTVTFNKRVRVFPNQKPWMNSKVQSLLKSRNAAFKSGDRALYSVARSDLKRGIREAKAAYKRKIEDHFAVNDPRRMWQGINHITNYRSSNQATARTDASLAEELNSFFARFETDRPSAATALPPLPSTGMMTLQEHEVRHVLRTVSPRKAAGPDGIPGKVLKACADQLTGVFTNIFNLSLAQAIIPPCLKTSTLIPVPKKTAAHSLNDCRPVALTLVVMKCFERLVSQHIRACLSPTLDPHQFAYRANRSTEDAITIALHTALSHLEHRGSYVRMLFLDFSSAFNHILPEILVQKLSHLGLSNQTFGLRTSCQIVLSQSDLVHTSPAPSHSAPAPHKDVY from the coding sequence ATGATGGCGGCGCGCAGTGGTGCAGCGACTCTTTGCTCTCCGACTTGGTGCACCCTTTTATTACTTttcttatgtttattttttgaattatgTTGGGCTAAAGTTACATTTAGTCGCCAGAAACTTATCGACCTCGGCCTGAGGTACAACTTGGCTGTTACCGACGAATATCGGCAGACACACAACATCCCGGAGGATATAGTGAGATCGCCGGGATCCCCGTGGATGGTCAGCCCGCCTAGCAAGCGGAGGAGGCGgcggagagagaggaaacagaagcGGGGATGCCGGTCGGGCTCGGATGCTAAGCTACGTAAACAACCACACAGGCCAGCAATACCGAGCCTTTTCCTCTCAAACGCCAGATCCATAACCCACAAAATGGACGAGTTGGAACTACAGACAGCCACGATGAGCTTTGTACGGAACTGCAGTGTTATTTTCATCACAGAGACGTGGCTTCACCCGCTGATCCCCGACGCTGCAGTCCAGCTAGCGGACCGCACGCTACATCGTCAGGACAGGAACGAAGACTCGggtaagagcagaggaggggggctgtgtgtttatgtgcataaCGAGTGgtgtggcagcagcaggatCATTGACACACACTGTTCTCCCGATATAGAGGTTCTGGCAGTCTCGTGCAGACCTTTTTATCTCCCGAGGGAGTTCACTGTGGTCATTGTGGTAGCTGTTTACATCCCACCagatgctaacgttagcacaGCCCTCAGCCTTCTGCTTGCCATCATCAACAAACAGCAGCTTGCACACCCTGATGGAGtctttgttgttgctggtgaTTTCAACAAAGCATCTTTAAAGACTGTGTTACCCAAATTCGTTCAGTTTGTGAAGTTTGCCACCAGAGGGGATAATACGTTGGACAATGTTTACTCCAACATAAAACATGCATACAAAGCTACTCCCCTCCCCCACCTGGCTGGATCTGACCACCTCTGCATGTCCCTCACCCCCACTTACACCCCCCTGCTGAGGAACACAAAGCctcaaacaaagacaataaaaacttgGCCAGAGGGAGCCCTCTCTCAACTACAGGACTGCTTCTCCACCACTCTATGGGATTTATTCTCAAGCCACAACCTCCAGGAGTACACAGACACTGTACTCTGCTACATAAAAAACTGTATTGACACTGTCACCTTCAACAAAAGGGTCAGAGTTTTTCCAAATCAAAAACCCTGGATGAACAGCAAAGTGCAGTCCCTCTTAAAAAGCCGAAACGCCGCCTTCAAGTCAGGGGACAGGGCCCTGTACAGCGTTGCCAGGTCAGACCTGAAGAGAGGAATCAGGGAGGCCAAGGCGGCATATAAGAGGAAAATTGAGGACCATTTCGCTGTGAATGATCCCAGAAGAATGTGGCAGGGAATAAATCACATAACAAACTATAGAAGCAGTAACCAGGCGACTGCTAGGACTGATGCCTCGCTGGCAGAGGAACTAAACAGCTTCTTTGCCCGCTTTGAGACAGACAGGCCCTCAGCAGCCACAGCACTCCCACCCCTCCCCAGCACTGGCATGATGACACTTCAGGAGCATGAAGTGAGACATGTGCTGAGGACTGTGAGCCCCAGGAAGGCGGCTGGACCCGATGGAATACCCGGCAAGGTACTCAAAGCTTGTGCCGACCAACTGACCGGAGTCTTCACAAACATATTCAACCTGTCCCTGGCGCAGGCCATCATCCCACCCTGCCTCAAAACTTCCACATTAATTCCCGTTCCCAAGAAGACAGCAGCGCACAGCCTCAACGACTGCAGACCTGTTGCACTTACGCTTGTagtcatgaagtgctttgagaggCTGGTCTCCCAGCACATCAGGGCCTGTCTGTCTCCCACACTAGACCCACACCAGTTTGCCTACAGGGCAAACCGATCCACGGAGGACGCTATCACTATAGCGCTCCACACCGCGCTGAGTCACCTGGAGCACCGGGGGAGCTATGTCAGAATGCTCTTCCTGGACTTCAGCTCAGCCTTCAACCACATCCTACCGGAGATCCTGGTGCAGAAGCTCTCACACCTGGGTCTCTCCAACCAAACCTTTGGATTAAGGACTTCCTGTCAGATCGTCCTCAGTCAGTCAGACTTGGTCCACACCTCTCCAGCACCATCACACTCAGCACCGGCTCCCCACAAGGATGTGTATTGA
- the LOC122764439 gene encoding uncharacterized protein LOC122764439 isoform X2 — protein MVSPPSKRRRRRRERKQKRGCRSGSDAKLRKQPHRPAIPSLFLSNARSITHKMDELELQTATMSFVRNCSVIFITETWLHPLIPDAAVQLADRTLHRQDRNEDSGKSRGGGLCVYVHNEWCGSSRIIDTHCSPDIEVLAVSCRPFYLPREFTVVIVVAVYIPPDANVSTALSLLLAIINKQQLAHPDGVFVVAGDFNKASLKTVLPKFVQFVKFATRGDNTLDNVYSNIKHAYKATPLPHLAGSDHLCMSLTPTYTPLLRNTKPQTKTIKTWPEGALSQLQDCFSTTLWDLFSSHNLQEYTDTVLCYIKNCIDTVTFNKRVRVFPNQKPWMNSKVQSLLKSRNAAFKSGDRALYSVARSDLKRGIREAKAAYKRKIEDHFAVNDPRRMWQGINHITNYRSSNQATARTDASLAEELNSFFARFETDRPSAATALPPLPSTGMMTLQEHEVRHVLRTVSPRKAAGPDGIPGKVLKACADQLTGVFTNIFNLSLAQAIIPPCLKTSTLIPVPKKTAAHSLNDCRPVALTLVVMKCFERLVSQHIRACLSPTLDPHQFAYRANRSTEDAITIALHTALSHLEHRGSYVRMLFLDFSSAFNHILPEILVQKLSHLGLSNQTFGLRTSCQIVLSQSDLVHTSPAPSHSAPAPHKDVY, from the coding sequence ATGGTCAGCCCGCCTAGCAAGCGGAGGAGGCGgcggagagagaggaaacagaagcGGGGATGCCGGTCGGGCTCGGATGCTAAGCTACGTAAACAACCACACAGGCCAGCAATACCGAGCCTTTTCCTCTCAAACGCCAGATCCATAACCCACAAAATGGACGAGTTGGAACTACAGACAGCCACGATGAGCTTTGTACGGAACTGCAGTGTTATTTTCATCACAGAGACGTGGCTTCACCCGCTGATCCCCGACGCTGCAGTCCAGCTAGCGGACCGCACGCTACATCGTCAGGACAGGAACGAAGACTCGggtaagagcagaggaggggggctgtgtgtttatgtgcataaCGAGTGgtgtggcagcagcaggatCATTGACACACACTGTTCTCCCGATATAGAGGTTCTGGCAGTCTCGTGCAGACCTTTTTATCTCCCGAGGGAGTTCACTGTGGTCATTGTGGTAGCTGTTTACATCCCACCagatgctaacgttagcacaGCCCTCAGCCTTCTGCTTGCCATCATCAACAAACAGCAGCTTGCACACCCTGATGGAGtctttgttgttgctggtgaTTTCAACAAAGCATCTTTAAAGACTGTGTTACCCAAATTCGTTCAGTTTGTGAAGTTTGCCACCAGAGGGGATAATACGTTGGACAATGTTTACTCCAACATAAAACATGCATACAAAGCTACTCCCCTCCCCCACCTGGCTGGATCTGACCACCTCTGCATGTCCCTCACCCCCACTTACACCCCCCTGCTGAGGAACACAAAGCctcaaacaaagacaataaaaacttgGCCAGAGGGAGCCCTCTCTCAACTACAGGACTGCTTCTCCACCACTCTATGGGATTTATTCTCAAGCCACAACCTCCAGGAGTACACAGACACTGTACTCTGCTACATAAAAAACTGTATTGACACTGTCACCTTCAACAAAAGGGTCAGAGTTTTTCCAAATCAAAAACCCTGGATGAACAGCAAAGTGCAGTCCCTCTTAAAAAGCCGAAACGCCGCCTTCAAGTCAGGGGACAGGGCCCTGTACAGCGTTGCCAGGTCAGACCTGAAGAGAGGAATCAGGGAGGCCAAGGCGGCATATAAGAGGAAAATTGAGGACCATTTCGCTGTGAATGATCCCAGAAGAATGTGGCAGGGAATAAATCACATAACAAACTATAGAAGCAGTAACCAGGCGACTGCTAGGACTGATGCCTCGCTGGCAGAGGAACTAAACAGCTTCTTTGCCCGCTTTGAGACAGACAGGCCCTCAGCAGCCACAGCACTCCCACCCCTCCCCAGCACTGGCATGATGACACTTCAGGAGCATGAAGTGAGACATGTGCTGAGGACTGTGAGCCCCAGGAAGGCGGCTGGACCCGATGGAATACCCGGCAAGGTACTCAAAGCTTGTGCCGACCAACTGACCGGAGTCTTCACAAACATATTCAACCTGTCCCTGGCGCAGGCCATCATCCCACCCTGCCTCAAAACTTCCACATTAATTCCCGTTCCCAAGAAGACAGCAGCGCACAGCCTCAACGACTGCAGACCTGTTGCACTTACGCTTGTagtcatgaagtgctttgagaggCTGGTCTCCCAGCACATCAGGGCCTGTCTGTCTCCCACACTAGACCCACACCAGTTTGCCTACAGGGCAAACCGATCCACGGAGGACGCTATCACTATAGCGCTCCACACCGCGCTGAGTCACCTGGAGCACCGGGGGAGCTATGTCAGAATGCTCTTCCTGGACTTCAGCTCAGCCTTCAACCACATCCTACCGGAGATCCTGGTGCAGAAGCTCTCACACCTGGGTCTCTCCAACCAAACCTTTGGATTAAGGACTTCCTGTCAGATCGTCCTCAGTCAGTCAGACTTGGTCCACACCTCTCCAGCACCATCACACTCAGCACCGGCTCCCCACAAGGATGTGTATTGA